A genomic stretch from Erigeron canadensis isolate Cc75 chromosome 9, C_canadensis_v1, whole genome shotgun sequence includes:
- the LOC122582883 gene encoding golgin subfamily A member 6-like protein 1 has protein sequence MLTLQSPVTQTNLVRPKTGRRPLQPIKSQTNIPQIEPTYRKASQIIEITNDDSNKENPGQKQTEKQNVGSVVEDPVVRIEQFEVSLADELIAIREKMERLRLDKEKTENMLKERELMMDLKMKEIEQRGEIQKVFEIEVDRLYRLNELRSLCNRILPIRSLREKEQEKIKPDKSEGEKAEEIKEEEKAKKNPCGVVDLKK, from the exons atgttaacACTTCAATCACCAGTCACCCAAACCAACCTCGTCCGGCCAAAAACCGGCCGCCGTCCTCTCCAGCCAATCAAATCTCAAACCAACATCCCACAAATCGAACCCACATATCGAAAAGCAAGCCAAATAATCGAGATCACCAACGACGATTCCAATAAAGAAAACCCGGGTCAGAAACAAACCGAAAAACAAAATGTGGGTTCTGTTGTTGAAGATCCGGTTGTCCGAATCGAGCAGTTTGAAGTGTCGTTGGCGGATGAGCTGATTGCGATTCGCGAGAAAATGGAGAGGTTAAGATTGGATAAAGAAAAGACGGAAAATATGTTGAAGGAAAGGGAATTAATGATGGATTTGAAAATGAAGGAAATCGAACAGAGAGGGGAGATTCAGAAGGTGTTTGAGATTGAAGTCGATCGTCTTTATCGATTAAATGAGCTCAGATCATTATGTAAT AGGATACTTCCTATTAGATCGTTGCGAGAAAAGGAACAAGAAAAGATTAAACCAGATAAATCAGAG GGGGAAAAGGCAGaagaaattaaagaagaagaaaaggcaaagaaGAATCCTTGTGGGGTAGTTGAtttaaagaaatga
- the LOC122582861 gene encoding phospholipid-transporting ATPase 1-like isoform X1, which produces MQFDNNPVHDNSRLIYINNPQRTNEEYDFTGNEITTSKYTIINFLPKNLFIQFHRVAYLYFLVIAALNQLPPLAVFGRTVSLFPLLFVLTVTAIKDGYEDWRRHRSDRNENNKESLVLQVGKFRLKRWRDIRVGEVVKVCADEAIPCDIVLLRTSDPSGVAYIQTMNLDGESNLKTRYARQETSLMEFEGDLISGVIRCEPPNRNIYEFTANMELNSQKISLSQSNIILRGCQVKNTEWVVGVVVYGGQETKAMLNSAISPSKRSRLEQAMNKETIWLSVFLFVLCLVVAIGMCLWLMRHQEQIDTLPYYRKSYLVNGKFPGKPYKYYGIPMETFFAFLSSIIVFQIMIPISLYITMELVRIGQSYFMIEDKHMHDISTNTRFQCRSLNINEDLGQIRYVFSDKTGTLTENKMEFRRASVFGKQYCNSSMVGGASQDREISETMNPASSSTKGKKLKSDVTVDPQLMELLHKDLHGTERIYAHEFFLSLAACNTVIPILNQVSYLGTEINQDLDSIEYQGESPDEQSLVAAACAYGYILFERTSGHIALDVNGEKLRLDVLGLHEFDSVRKRMSVVIRFPNNDVKVLVKGADTSMLTILRKDPENDDVSVITRRHLIEYSSEGLRTLVLAAKDLTCEELEKWQLMYQDATTSLADRSLKLRETASFVESNLHLLGATGIEDKLQVGVPETIECLRQAGIKVWVLTGDKQETAISIGLSCKLLTPDMHQIIINGTSESECKMLLSEAKVQRLTMVGPLALIIDGNSLVYILERDLESELFDLATSCSVVLCCRVAPLQKAGVVDLIKSRSHDMTLAIGDGANDVSMIQMADVGVGICGQEGRQAVMASDFAMGQFRFLKRLLLVHGHWNYQRMGYLVLYNFYRNAVFVFMLFWYILCAAFSTASALTDWSSVLYSVIYTSAPTIVVGVLDKDLSHKTLLQYPKLYEAGHRQESYNSALFWIMMADTIWQSLVLFYVPRFVFKESTIDIWSMGSLWTVAVVILVNIHLAMDVQRWVLYTHISIWGSVAITYACVVVLDSIPIFPNYGTIYELAKQPSYWLSIWLIIVAALLPRFIIKIMHRLFWASDIQIAREAEILRKKRFFYGPRRSS; this is translated from the exons ATGCAGTTTGATAATAATCCAGTACATGATAATTCTAGGctgatatatattaataaccCTCAAAGAACCAATGAAGAGTATGACTTTACTGGAAACGAGATCACCACTAGCAAATATACCATCATTAATTTCTTACCCAAAAATCTTTTCATTCAATTTCATCGGGTGGCATACTTGTATTTTTTAGTTATTGCCGCCCTTAATCAGCTTCCACCTCTAGCAGTATTTGGTAGAACTGTGTCTCTTTTCCCCCTGCTTTTTGTTCTCACTGTGACCGCCATTAAAGATGGTTATGAGGATTGGAGAAGACACCGATCTGACAGGAATGAGAATAATAAAGAGTCTTTAGTGCTTCAAGTTGGTAAATTCCGGTTGAAAAGATGGAGAGATATCAGGGTAGGTGAGGTGGTCAAAGTTTGTGCCGACGAGGCGATTCCTTGTGATATTGTGCTTCTAAGGACGAGTGATCCTAGTGGGGTTGCTTATATACAAACCATGAATTTAGATGGTGAGTCAAACTTAAAGACACGGTATGCTCGACAGGAAACATCTTTAATGGAATTTGAAGGAGATTTGATATCAGGGGTTATCAGATGTGAACCACCGAAcagaaatatatatgaattcaCCGCTAATATGGAACTAAACTCACAGAAAATCTCACTTAGCCAGTCAAATATTATTTTACGTGGGTGTCAGGTAAAAAACACGGAATGGGTGGTGGGTGTGGTGGTTTATGGTGGTCAAGAGACAAAAGCGATGTTAAATAGTGCAATTTCTCCATCAAAAAGAAGCAGGTTAGAACAAGCAATGAACAAAGAGACCATTTGGTtatctgtttttctttttgtattatGTTTGGTTGTGGCCATTGGGATGTGTTTGTGGTTGATGCGTCACCAAGAGCAAATTGATACATTGCCTTATTACAGAAAGAGTTATTTAGTAAATGGAAAGTTTCCAGGGAAACCATATAAGTATTATGGGATTCCTATGGAGACGTTTTTTGCGTTTTTGAGTTCGATTATCGTGTTTCAGATTATGATACCGATATCTCTGTATATTACCATGGAGTTAGTTAGAATAGGACAATCATATTTCATGATTGAAGATAAACACATGCATGACATCAGCACCAACACAAGGTTTCAGTGTAGATCTTTGAATATAAATGAAGATTTAGGGCAAATACGGTATGTGTTTTCTGATAAGACTGGTACACTTACTGAGAATAAAATGGAATTTCGAAGAGCTTCTGTGTTTGGAAAGCAGTACTGTAATTCTTCTATGGTGGGTGGTGCCTCACAAGATAGAGAGATATCAG AAACAATGAACCCGGCCTCATCGTCCACAAAAGGAAAGAAGCTAAAGTCTGATGTTACCGTGGATCCCCAGCTCATGGAACTGCTTCATAAAGACCTACATGGAACTGAAAGGATTTATGCTCATGAATTCTTTCTTTCATTGGCAGCATGTAACACTGTGATTCCCATTCTTAATCAAGTGTCTTACTTGGGTACTGAAATTAATCAAGATCTCGACTCTATCGAGTATCAAGGAGAATCTCCTGATGAACAAAGTCTTGTAGCAGCCGCATGTGCTTATGGCTATATTCTCTTTGAGAGGACATCTGGTCATATTGCACTTGACGTCAATGGTGAGAAACTAAG GTTGGATGTATTAGGGCTGCATGAGTTCGATAGTGTGCGGAAAAGAATGTCGGTTGTTATCAGATTCCCAAACAACGATGTGAAGGTATTAGTAAAAGGAGCAGATACGTCAATGCTCACCATTTTGAGAAAAGATCCTGAAAACGATGATGTCAGTGTCATAACTCGACGCCATTTGATCGAATATTCATCAGAAGGTCTACGCACACTTGTGCTTGCTGCTAAAGATCTTACATGTGAAGAGCTTGAGAAGTGGCAGTTGATGTATCAAGATGCAACAACGTCATTGGCTGACCGATCCTTGAAGTTAAGGGAAACCGCCTCCTTTGTTGAATCTAATTTGCATCTGCTTGGTGCAACGGGAATTGAAGATAAACTTCAAGTTGGTGTACCAGAAACTATTGAGTGTCTACGTCAAGCAGGTATTAAGGTTTGGGTTCTGACTGGAGATAAGCAGGAGACCGCCATTTCCATTGGTCTTTCTTGCAAGCTATTGACACCTGATATGCATCAGATTATCATAAATGGAACTTCAGAAAGTGAATGCAAAATGCTTTTATCTGAGGCAAAAGTTCAAAGACTAACAATGGTGGGGCCATTAGCACTGATAATCGATGGAAATAGTTTAGTTTACATCTTGGAGAGAGATCTGGAATCTGAG CTGTTCGATCTTGCAACGTCATGTAGCGTTGTTTTGTGCTGTCGTGTTGCACCCTTACAAAAGGCGGGAGTTGTTGATTTGATAAAGAGTCGTAGTCATGATATGACACTGGCAATAGGCGATG GTGCTAATGATGTTTCAATGATCCAAATGGCGGATGTTGGGGTTGGCATATGTGGGCAAGAAGGACGTCAAGCTGTCATGGCTTCAGATTTTGCTATGGGGCAGTTCAGGTTCTTAAAAAGGCTACTTTTGGTGCACGGTCATTGGAATTATCAACGTATGGGTTATTTGGTTCTCTACAACTTCTACCGCAATGCTGTCTTTGTATTTATGCTTTTCTG GTACATTTTATGTGCGGCTTTTTCAACCGCATCTGCTCTTACAGATTGGAGTAGTGTATTATACTCAGTTATTTATACTTCAGCCCCTACAATTGTTGTTGGAGTTCTGGACAAGGACCTAAGTCATAAGACACTTCTCCAGTATCCGAAGCTATATGAAGCTGGCCATAGGCAAGAAAGTTACAACAGTGCTCTTTTTTGGATCATGATGGCTGACACCATATGGCAAAGTCTCGTACTATTTTATGTACCTAGATTTGTCTTTAAGGAAAGCACAATCGACATTTGGAGTATGGGTAGCTTGTGGACTGTTGCTGTAGTGATCCTTGTCAATATACATTTGGCCATGGATGTTCAGCGATGGGTACTATATACTCATATCTCTATTTGGGGTTCTGTAGCAATCACATATGCATGTGTAGTGGTCTTGGATTCCATACCCATCTTTCCTAATTACGG GACAATTTACGAGTTGGCAAAGCAACCTTCATATTGGCTCTCAATATGGCTTATAATAGTGGCAGCACTACTTCCTCGGTTTATAATCAAAATTATGCACAGATTGTTTTGGGCATCAGATATCCAGATAGCAAGAGAGGCTGAGATACTAAGAAAAAAACGTTTCTTTTATGGGCCAAGGAGATCCAGCTAG
- the LOC122582861 gene encoding phospholipid-transporting ATPase 1-like isoform X2 translates to MQFDNNPVHDNSRLIYINNPQRTNEEYDFTGNEITTSKYTIINFLPKNLFIQFHRVAYLYFLVIAALNQLPPLAVFGRTVSLFPLLFVLTVTAIKDGYEDWRRHRSDRNENNKESLVLQVGKFRLKRWRDIRVGEVVKVCADEAIPCDIVLLRTSDPSGVAYIQTMNLDGESNLKTRYARQETSLMEFEGDLISGVIRCEPPNRNIYEFTANMELNSQKISLSQSNIILRGCQVKNTEWVVGVVVYGGQETKAMLNSAISPSKRSRLEQAMNKETIWLSVFLFVLCLVVAIGMCLWLMRHQEQIDTLPYYRKSYLVNGKFPGKPYKYYGIPMETFFAFLSSIIVFQIMIPISLYITMELVRIGQSYFMIEDKHMHDISTNTRFQCRSLNINEDLGQIRYVFSDKTGTLTENKMEFRRASVFGKQYCNSSMVGGASQDREISETMNPASSSTKGKKLKSDVTVDPQLMELLHKDLHGTERIYAHEFFLSLAACNTVIPILNQVSYLGTEINQDLDSIEYQGESPDEQSLVAAACAYGYILFERTSGHIALDVNGEKLRLDVLGLHEFDSVRKRMSVVIRFPNNDVKVLVKGADTSMLTILRKDPENDDVSVITRRHLIEYSSEGLRTLVLAAKDLTCEELEKWQLMYQDATTSLADRSLKLRETASFVESNLHLLGATGIEDKLQVGVPETIECLRQAGIKVWVLTGDKQETAISIGLSCKLLTPDMHQIIINGTSESECKMLLSEAKVQRLTMVGPLALIIDGNSLVYILERDLESELFDLATSCSVVLCCRVAPLQKAGVVDLIKSRSHDMTLAIGDGANDVSMIQMADVGVGICGQEGRQAVMASDFAMGQFRFLKRLLLVHGHWNYQRMGYLVLYNFYRNAVFVFMLFWYILCAAFSTASALTDWSSVLYSVIYTSAPTIVVGVLDKDLSHKTLLQYPKLYEAGHRQESYNSALFWIMMADTIWQSLVLFYVPRFVFKESTIDIWSMGSLWTVAVVILVNIHLAMDVQRWDNLRVGKATFILALNMAYNSGSTTSSVYNQNYAQIVLGIRYPDSKRG, encoded by the exons ATGCAGTTTGATAATAATCCAGTACATGATAATTCTAGGctgatatatattaataaccCTCAAAGAACCAATGAAGAGTATGACTTTACTGGAAACGAGATCACCACTAGCAAATATACCATCATTAATTTCTTACCCAAAAATCTTTTCATTCAATTTCATCGGGTGGCATACTTGTATTTTTTAGTTATTGCCGCCCTTAATCAGCTTCCACCTCTAGCAGTATTTGGTAGAACTGTGTCTCTTTTCCCCCTGCTTTTTGTTCTCACTGTGACCGCCATTAAAGATGGTTATGAGGATTGGAGAAGACACCGATCTGACAGGAATGAGAATAATAAAGAGTCTTTAGTGCTTCAAGTTGGTAAATTCCGGTTGAAAAGATGGAGAGATATCAGGGTAGGTGAGGTGGTCAAAGTTTGTGCCGACGAGGCGATTCCTTGTGATATTGTGCTTCTAAGGACGAGTGATCCTAGTGGGGTTGCTTATATACAAACCATGAATTTAGATGGTGAGTCAAACTTAAAGACACGGTATGCTCGACAGGAAACATCTTTAATGGAATTTGAAGGAGATTTGATATCAGGGGTTATCAGATGTGAACCACCGAAcagaaatatatatgaattcaCCGCTAATATGGAACTAAACTCACAGAAAATCTCACTTAGCCAGTCAAATATTATTTTACGTGGGTGTCAGGTAAAAAACACGGAATGGGTGGTGGGTGTGGTGGTTTATGGTGGTCAAGAGACAAAAGCGATGTTAAATAGTGCAATTTCTCCATCAAAAAGAAGCAGGTTAGAACAAGCAATGAACAAAGAGACCATTTGGTtatctgtttttctttttgtattatGTTTGGTTGTGGCCATTGGGATGTGTTTGTGGTTGATGCGTCACCAAGAGCAAATTGATACATTGCCTTATTACAGAAAGAGTTATTTAGTAAATGGAAAGTTTCCAGGGAAACCATATAAGTATTATGGGATTCCTATGGAGACGTTTTTTGCGTTTTTGAGTTCGATTATCGTGTTTCAGATTATGATACCGATATCTCTGTATATTACCATGGAGTTAGTTAGAATAGGACAATCATATTTCATGATTGAAGATAAACACATGCATGACATCAGCACCAACACAAGGTTTCAGTGTAGATCTTTGAATATAAATGAAGATTTAGGGCAAATACGGTATGTGTTTTCTGATAAGACTGGTACACTTACTGAGAATAAAATGGAATTTCGAAGAGCTTCTGTGTTTGGAAAGCAGTACTGTAATTCTTCTATGGTGGGTGGTGCCTCACAAGATAGAGAGATATCAG AAACAATGAACCCGGCCTCATCGTCCACAAAAGGAAAGAAGCTAAAGTCTGATGTTACCGTGGATCCCCAGCTCATGGAACTGCTTCATAAAGACCTACATGGAACTGAAAGGATTTATGCTCATGAATTCTTTCTTTCATTGGCAGCATGTAACACTGTGATTCCCATTCTTAATCAAGTGTCTTACTTGGGTACTGAAATTAATCAAGATCTCGACTCTATCGAGTATCAAGGAGAATCTCCTGATGAACAAAGTCTTGTAGCAGCCGCATGTGCTTATGGCTATATTCTCTTTGAGAGGACATCTGGTCATATTGCACTTGACGTCAATGGTGAGAAACTAAG GTTGGATGTATTAGGGCTGCATGAGTTCGATAGTGTGCGGAAAAGAATGTCGGTTGTTATCAGATTCCCAAACAACGATGTGAAGGTATTAGTAAAAGGAGCAGATACGTCAATGCTCACCATTTTGAGAAAAGATCCTGAAAACGATGATGTCAGTGTCATAACTCGACGCCATTTGATCGAATATTCATCAGAAGGTCTACGCACACTTGTGCTTGCTGCTAAAGATCTTACATGTGAAGAGCTTGAGAAGTGGCAGTTGATGTATCAAGATGCAACAACGTCATTGGCTGACCGATCCTTGAAGTTAAGGGAAACCGCCTCCTTTGTTGAATCTAATTTGCATCTGCTTGGTGCAACGGGAATTGAAGATAAACTTCAAGTTGGTGTACCAGAAACTATTGAGTGTCTACGTCAAGCAGGTATTAAGGTTTGGGTTCTGACTGGAGATAAGCAGGAGACCGCCATTTCCATTGGTCTTTCTTGCAAGCTATTGACACCTGATATGCATCAGATTATCATAAATGGAACTTCAGAAAGTGAATGCAAAATGCTTTTATCTGAGGCAAAAGTTCAAAGACTAACAATGGTGGGGCCATTAGCACTGATAATCGATGGAAATAGTTTAGTTTACATCTTGGAGAGAGATCTGGAATCTGAG CTGTTCGATCTTGCAACGTCATGTAGCGTTGTTTTGTGCTGTCGTGTTGCACCCTTACAAAAGGCGGGAGTTGTTGATTTGATAAAGAGTCGTAGTCATGATATGACACTGGCAATAGGCGATG GTGCTAATGATGTTTCAATGATCCAAATGGCGGATGTTGGGGTTGGCATATGTGGGCAAGAAGGACGTCAAGCTGTCATGGCTTCAGATTTTGCTATGGGGCAGTTCAGGTTCTTAAAAAGGCTACTTTTGGTGCACGGTCATTGGAATTATCAACGTATGGGTTATTTGGTTCTCTACAACTTCTACCGCAATGCTGTCTTTGTATTTATGCTTTTCTG GTACATTTTATGTGCGGCTTTTTCAACCGCATCTGCTCTTACAGATTGGAGTAGTGTATTATACTCAGTTATTTATACTTCAGCCCCTACAATTGTTGTTGGAGTTCTGGACAAGGACCTAAGTCATAAGACACTTCTCCAGTATCCGAAGCTATATGAAGCTGGCCATAGGCAAGAAAGTTACAACAGTGCTCTTTTTTGGATCATGATGGCTGACACCATATGGCAAAGTCTCGTACTATTTTATGTACCTAGATTTGTCTTTAAGGAAAGCACAATCGACATTTGGAGTATGGGTAGCTTGTGGACTGTTGCTGTAGTGATCCTTGTCAATATACATTTGGCCATGGATGTTCAGCGATGG GACAATTTACGAGTTGGCAAAGCAACCTTCATATTGGCTCTCAATATGGCTTATAATAGTGGCAGCACTACTTCCTCGGTTTATAATCAAAATTATGCACAGATTGTTTTGGGCATCAGATATCCAGATAGCAAGAGAGGCTGA
- the LOC122583173 gene encoding uncharacterized protein LOC122583173 produces MSDDELLVYIIPEFGSSDFSSSSSSSGSFEFLASAALAALEEDTASSSSAHSRRFIWRDQHSAHERLMSMYFVDEPILRTMSSVRDIVCRRANAAGIRGFSAIQSARARYVAYCNLADNYNEGLLFSTRTARECLDNFCIAIKHLYGEEYLRSPTRHDVARLYEAHEARHHFPSMIGSIDCVAGSNNDINVLKQSPFFIPEVNEKSPEYGFTVNGHRYNRGYYLGDGIYPPWSCFVKAYAYPVARKEKIMKKL; encoded by the exons ATGTCTGACGACgaactactcgtatatataaTCCCTGAATTCGGAAGTTCCGATTTctcgtcgtcgtcgtcgtctTCTGGCAGCTTCGAGTTTTTAGCTTCTGCTGCTCTTGCAGCCTTAGAAGAAGACACTGCATCTTCTTCTTCTGCACACTCACGAAGATTTATTTGGAGAGATCAGCACTCAGCTCATGAAAGATTGATGTCCATGTACTTTGTGGATGAGCCGATTTTGAGGACGATGTCTTCCGTACGAGATATCGTATGTCGAAGag CGAATGCGGCGGGTATTAGAGGGTTCTCGGCAATTCAAAGTGCACGTGCGCGCTACGTAGCGTACTGCAACCTCGCCGACAACTATAATGAGGGGTTGTTGTTCTCTACTAGAACTGCACGTGAGTGTCTAGACAACTTTTGCATCGCCATAAAGCATCTTTATGGTGAAGAGTATTTGCGTTCTCCGACTAGGCACGATGTTGCGCGTTTATATGAGGCGCATGAAGCTAGACATCATTTTCCTAGCATGATCGGTAGCATCGACT GTGTTGCAGGGTCAAACAACGACATCAATGTTTTGAAGCAATCGCCATTCTTTATTCCCGAAGTGAATGAGAAGTCTCCTGAGTACGGGTTTACAGTAAATGGTCACCGTTACAACAGAGGATACTATCTAGGGGATGGTATTTACCCACCTTGGTCTTGTTTTGTGAAGGCGTATGCATACCCGGTCGCTCGTAAGGAGAAGATAATGAAGAAACTCTAA